In the genome of Bacteroidota bacterium, one region contains:
- a CDS encoding methyltransferase domain-containing protein → MQLVESFDSAKNGKINVIRLHDKLVVNTRNANQSFDGLHQLFKTIFNDLQLEKVVPQKILCLGLAGGSIIHIIKNELQLNSHITAIEYDEVMVQIANKYFGLQQFSHLNVVIADAFVYAQQKAATETFDLIIVDLFEDNKVVENVFNIEFNEQLLNMCPNGTIIINAICNNKNQLLQLNTLFSFYKNKQNNCTLKTYPIAPENKVLIVQT, encoded by the coding sequence ATGCAATTAGTAGAAAGCTTTGACAGCGCCAAAAATGGCAAAATAAATGTAATACGCTTGCATGATAAGCTGGTGGTAAATACACGCAATGCCAATCAGTCGTTTGATGGCTTACACCAATTATTCAAAACCATATTTAACGATTTACAATTAGAAAAAGTAGTTCCGCAAAAAATACTATGCTTAGGCTTGGCAGGCGGCAGTATAATACATATTATAAAAAATGAGCTACAGCTCAACAGCCATATTACGGCCATTGAGTACGATGAAGTAATGGTACAAATAGCCAATAAATACTTTGGCTTACAGCAGTTCAGTCATTTAAATGTAGTAATAGCCGATGCCTTTGTTTACGCCCAACAAAAAGCTGCTACAGAAACATTCGATTTAATTATTGTTGATTTATTTGAAGACAATAAAGTAGTGGAGAACGTATTCAATATTGAATTTAACGAGCAATTGTTAAATATGTGTCCAAATGGAACTATTATTATCAATGCTATTTGTAACAATAAAAACCAGCTACTTCAATTAAATACCCTATTTAGTTTTTATAAAAATAAACAAAACAATTGCACCCTTAAAACCTACCCGATAGCTCCTGAAAACAAGGTTTTAATAGTACAAACCTAA
- a CDS encoding M28 family peptidase, which translates to MKSWFNKPISILIALLLIIGNNSKALSFSDTTIIKNHLALITKTDGYRTYDNIDLLNKTANYIQSVFNQYSDSVSFQNYQANGLEYKNVICSFGTENSKRIVIGAHYDVCSRQEGADDNASGVVGLLELARMLKGQKLKYRIDLVAYSLEEPPYFKTNFMGSYIHAKSLVDSKASVYGMISLEMIGYFKDEKKTQSYPLGILSLFYGNKGNYITFVKKISAGKFTRKFCKGFKATKYIITKKFAGPASLPGIDYSDHLNYWKFGFSACMITDTSFYRNHNYHETTDTLETLDLNRMAKVIDSVCNTLINLQ; encoded by the coding sequence ATGAAAAGTTGGTTTAATAAACCCATAAGTATACTTATTGCGTTGTTGCTAATTATTGGCAACAACAGTAAAGCACTATCCTTTTCCGATACCACTATTATTAAAAACCATTTAGCGTTAATTACAAAAACCGATGGTTATAGAACATACGATAATATAGACCTGCTCAATAAAACAGCCAACTATATACAATCCGTTTTTAATCAATACAGCGATAGCGTAAGCTTTCAAAACTACCAGGCAAATGGATTGGAGTATAAAAATGTAATATGCTCATTTGGTACAGAAAATAGCAAACGAATAGTTATTGGAGCCCATTACGATGTTTGCAGCCGGCAGGAAGGAGCCGATGACAATGCTAGCGGTGTGGTTGGTTTACTCGAATTGGCCCGTATGTTAAAAGGTCAAAAGCTAAAATACAGAATTGATCTGGTAGCCTATTCATTAGAAGAGCCACCCTATTTTAAAACCAATTTTATGGGTAGTTATATACATGCCAAATCATTGGTTGATAGCAAAGCCAGCGTGTATGGAATGATTTCGCTGGAAATGATAGGCTATTTTAAAGATGAAAAGAAAACACAAAGTTATCCATTAGGTATCCTCTCCTTGTTTTATGGCAATAAGGGTAATTACATAACATTCGTAAAAAAAATATCAGCCGGAAAATTCACACGCAAATTTTGTAAAGGATTTAAGGCCACCAAATATATCATAACAAAAAAATTTGCAGGCCCCGCTTCCTTACCAGGCATTGATTATTCAGACCATTTAAACTATTGGAAATTTGGTTTTAGTGCCTGTATGATTACGGATACTTCTTTTTACCGCAACCACAATTACCATGAAACAACTGATACCTTAGAAACACTGGATTTAAACAGAATGGCAAAGGTTATAGACAGCGTTTGCAACACACTTATAAATTTGCAGTAA
- a CDS encoding biopolymer transporter ExbD, with translation MKLRRRKRFEAEVSTSSLNDIMFFLLLFFLIISTIANPNVIKVLLPKGEKSQTLNKKQFALTVKESKEYYFEHEQIDPANLEQVIKEKTAGIQDPTIVLRMDAKLNIQDLVDILSIGTRLKIRVVMATQVGAQ, from the coding sequence ATGAAATTACGCAGAAGAAAACGTTTTGAGGCAGAGGTATCAACATCATCGTTAAACGATATTATGTTTTTCCTGTTGCTTTTCTTTTTAATTATATCAACCATTGCTAACCCAAATGTAATAAAGGTATTATTACCTAAAGGAGAAAAAAGCCAGACCTTAAATAAAAAACAATTTGCTTTAACCGTTAAGGAAAGCAAAGAATATTATTTTGAACATGAGCAAATAGACCCGGCTAATTTGGAACAGGTAATTAAAGAAAAAACAGCCGGCATTCAAGATCCGACTATTGTTTTGCGTATGGATGCCAAGTTAAATATTCAGGATTTGGTTGATATACTTTCTATTGGTACCCGCTTAAAAATTAGGGTGGTAATGGCTACGCAGGTAGGCGCACAATAA
- a CDS encoding deoxyguanosinetriphosphate triphosphohydrolase, producing MMNWLQLLKPYRYKQTLQDGATSRTEFERDFDRVVFSEPFRKLQDKTQVIPLPENDFVHNRLTHSLETSSVGRSLGRKVAEALLLKYPELNTALSSYDIGCIVAAACLAHDIGNPPFGHSGEDAIREYFLNGQGGTLKQAIADDKKWEDLINFEGNANGFKVVTNSSGNDKGLRLTYPTLAAFSKYPKESLPVYADKQVHEKKFGFFQSEASYFEDVATKLGLLNTRNDGHLNWCRHPLAFLVEAADDICYSIIDFEDGLNLKWIDFAHAKELLIPFVENYKADKFEQMTFEGQVGFLRASAIDYLTNELAQIFMQNEEAILNGTFNQSLIKLSSKSHLIDKIKTITREKVYKNRIVIEIEAAGFEVISGLLHICISAVNQHYMAQQDKTLKYYRSQKVIELIPEQFIGKNKIPSHDLYERIMKIGEFISGMTDNAAIGFYRKLKGIQLG from the coding sequence ATGATGAATTGGCTTCAATTATTAAAACCATATAGATACAAACAAACCTTACAAGATGGCGCTACAAGCCGAACCGAGTTTGAGCGCGATTTTGACAGAGTAGTGTTTTCAGAACCATTTAGAAAACTACAGGATAAAACACAAGTAATACCCTTACCCGAAAACGATTTTGTACATAACAGGTTAACCCATAGTTTAGAAACCTCCAGCGTTGGGCGCAGTTTAGGCAGGAAAGTAGCAGAAGCTTTATTGTTAAAATACCCCGAGTTAAACACCGCATTAAGTAGTTACGACATAGGTTGTATAGTAGCGGCCGCCTGCTTGGCACACGATATTGGCAATCCGCCTTTTGGGCATAGTGGTGAAGATGCTATACGCGAATACTTTTTAAACGGGCAGGGTGGAACATTGAAGCAAGCAATAGCCGATGATAAAAAATGGGAAGACCTTATTAATTTTGAAGGTAATGCCAACGGATTTAAAGTAGTAACCAATTCAAGTGGTAACGATAAAGGTTTGCGTTTAACCTATCCGACCCTGGCAGCATTTAGTAAATACCCAAAAGAGAGTTTACCCGTTTATGCCGATAAGCAGGTACATGAAAAAAAGTTTGGTTTTTTTCAAAGCGAAGCAAGCTATTTTGAAGATGTAGCTACCAAATTAGGTTTGTTAAACACCCGCAATGACGGGCATTTAAACTGGTGCCGCCATCCCTTAGCCTTTTTAGTAGAAGCCGCTGACGATATATGCTACAGCATTATTGATTTTGAAGACGGTTTAAATTTAAAATGGATAGATTTTGCCCATGCTAAAGAACTGCTTATACCTTTTGTAGAAAACTATAAAGCGGATAAGTTTGAGCAAATGACCTTTGAAGGACAGGTGGGTTTTCTGCGTGCTTCCGCCATTGATTATTTAACCAATGAGCTGGCTCAAATATTTATGCAAAACGAAGAAGCCATTTTAAATGGAACCTTCAACCAGTCATTGATAAAGCTAAGCAGTAAAAGCCATTTAATTGATAAAATAAAAACCATTACTCGTGAAAAAGTATATAAGAACCGCATTGTTATAGAAATAGAAGCAGCCGGTTTTGAAGTAATAAGCGGCCTATTGCATATATGTATTTCAGCTGTTAACCAACATTACATGGCACAACAGGATAAAACACTTAAGTATTACCGAAGCCAAAAAGTAATAGAGTTAATACCCGAACAATTTATAGGTAAAAACAAAATACCCTCGCACGATTTGTACGAACGTATCATGAAAATAGGTGAGTTTATTTCAGGTATGACAGATAATGCAGCCATTGGTTTTTACCGCAAACTCAAAGGCATTCAATTAGGATAA
- a CDS encoding uridine kinase: MHKQKPYLVGITGGSAMGKTYFLKSLKKLFPANEVCVVSQDNYYKLVYEHPKDEQGETNYDLPDCIDLDDFANDLRKLHNNETIYRHEYLFQHENQQGPLLEFKPAPIIVCEGLFIFYAENISKQFDLKIYIQAEESVALKRRLKRDIAERNIPEDFVLYQWKNHVMPAYQKYLLPFMANADIIINNNTHFENSLTMLANHFKQIIADSK, from the coding sequence ATGCATAAGCAAAAACCTTATTTAGTTGGTATTACAGGCGGTAGTGCTATGGGTAAAACCTATTTTTTAAAATCGCTCAAAAAATTATTTCCCGCTAACGAGGTATGTGTGGTTAGCCAGGATAATTACTACAAACTGGTTTACGAACACCCCAAAGATGAGCAAGGTGAAACCAATTACGACTTACCTGATTGCATAGATTTAGACGATTTTGCCAACGATTTACGTAAACTGCATAACAACGAAACCATATACCGCCACGAGTATTTGTTTCAGCACGAAAACCAACAAGGCCCTTTATTGGAATTTAAACCTGCTCCCATTATAGTATGCGAAGGCTTGTTTATTTTTTATGCGGAGAACATCAGCAAACAGTTTGACTTAAAAATATATATACAAGCGGAGGAAAGTGTAGCTTTAAAACGCAGGTTAAAACGCGATATAGCAGAGCGTAATATTCCGGAAGATTTTGTGCTGTACCAATGGAAAAACCACGTAATGCCTGCTTACCAAAAATACCTGCTGCCATTTATGGCCAATGCCGATATTATTATTAATAACAATACGCATTTTGAAAACAGCTTAACCATGCTGGCTAACCATTTTAAACAAATAATTGCGGATAGTAAATAG
- a CDS encoding peptidylprolyl isomerase: MKNIFLFTFILTLAFASCSKEESKTTETAQEEILEIKTSFGNMYMWLYKETPQHRANYLSLAQTSYLDGTTFHRCVKDFVIQGGDPNSKDADSTNDGSGGPTYTIPAEIDATKFKHVYGAVGAARTNNPAKASSGSQFYIVINKSGTPNLDGGYTVFGKIIKGMEVAEQIVVQPQKASNNRPYTNIVMDVNIVKKTLDELKTEYNFVP, from the coding sequence ATGAAAAATATATTCCTGTTTACCTTTATCCTTACACTTGCATTTGCTTCTTGTAGTAAAGAAGAATCAAAAACAACAGAAACCGCTCAAGAAGAAATACTGGAAATAAAAACCAGTTTTGGCAATATGTACATGTGGTTATACAAAGAAACCCCACAGCACAGGGCCAATTACCTAAGTTTAGCCCAAACCAGTTATTTAGATGGAACTACTTTTCATCGTTGTGTAAAAGACTTTGTAATACAAGGAGGCGACCCCAATTCAAAAGATGCCGATTCAACCAATGACGGTTCAGGAGGTCCTACTTATACCATACCCGCAGAAATAGATGCTACCAAATTTAAACATGTATATGGCGCAGTAGGTGCTGCCAGAACAAATAATCCCGCAAAAGCATCAAGCGGATCACAATTTTATATAGTAATAAACAAATCAGGTACACCCAATTTAGATGGTGGATATACCGTATTTGGTAAAATTATAAAAGGCATGGAAGTGGCAGAACAAATAGTAGTACAGCCACAAAAAGCAAGCAATAACAGACCATACACCAATATAGTAATGGATGTAAACATAGTGAAGAAAACGCTTGATGAGTTAAAGACAGAATACAATTTTGTGCCTTAA
- the secDF gene encoding protein translocase subunit SecDF, producing MKIKGAVKFFTVALVIVSLFQLSFSLVTYRVEQKAKAFANGDLEKERAYIDSVGREVVYNIGIKKYTYLQCKAHELNLGLDLQGGMNVTLELSQDELMRGLANNNPDANFNKAVNMAADASRTSQKDFVTLFGDAYTQVDPNGRLAAIFSNAGNRDKIKLTSSNSEVINYLKEEANLAIERSFKVLRTRIDKFGVTQPNIQKLEGTGRIVIELPGVDNPARVRKLLQGTAKLEFYQTYDNPQAYQFLSLANDELKKSKLPADSTKTATDTAAAKSALADIGGTTTKADSTKANKKDTAANKQMTPEQYQKENPLLGMVTPVIDDKGQLLPNGSWCGIALIRDTAKINAMLAIPAVKAIIPNDLVFAWEYKAIGENGAAVRLHALKRERNGEAAISGEHVIRANRDISQTTGQVEVNMAMDAIGTTEWKNLTKQNIGHSIAIVLDNLVYSSPNVQNEIPNGSSVISGGFSDEEAMDLSNVLKSGKLPATTRIVEEAVVGPTLGAEAISQGLWSMIIGTIVILVFMVLYYNNSGYVADFAVLLNVFFILGVLASMGAALTLPGIAGIVLTIGMAVDANVLINERVKDELHNARNLKNAIADGYAHASSSIIDSNLTTLLAGFVMYAFGTGPVQGFAITLIIGILSSMFTAVLFTRVVTEWWLDKGKEIKYATEKTMRAFKNFHYDWVGNRRKFYIFSGTIILCGFVSMFTKGFTLGVDFRGGYTYIVQLSKPVETPQAQEALAAVFGTSPEIKTFGTNNKVKITTTYRIDDVTPTVGDEVQAKLIEGLNKVDDKAVVLSSAKVGPTVANDVKTGSFWAVLISLVGIGLYILVRFRKWQYTLGAIVALTHDVLMMLTFYSIFDGILPFAMEVDQNFIAAILTIIGFSINDTVVVFDRIREFLAIHKREEDTKSIINNALNDTLNRTIITSLTVFMVTMVLFIFGGEVIRGFTFALLIGIVFGTFSSLAIATPIVVDFDTKKVKK from the coding sequence ATGAAAATTAAAGGAGCAGTAAAGTTTTTTACCGTTGCGCTAGTGATAGTTTCCTTATTCCAACTATCATTTTCACTGGTAACTTACCGAGTAGAGCAAAAAGCAAAGGCTTTTGCAAATGGTGATTTAGAAAAAGAAAGAGCCTACATTGATTCAGTTGGCCGCGAAGTGGTTTACAATATTGGTATAAAAAAATATACCTACTTACAGTGTAAAGCACATGAGTTAAACCTTGGTTTGGACTTACAAGGCGGTATGAACGTAACTTTAGAGTTAAGTCAGGACGAGTTAATGAGAGGTTTGGCTAACAACAACCCGGATGCAAATTTTAACAAAGCCGTTAATATGGCCGCTGATGCAAGCAGAACAAGCCAAAAAGATTTTGTTACTTTATTTGGAGACGCTTACACTCAGGTTGACCCTAATGGTAGACTGGCTGCTATTTTCTCTAATGCAGGTAACCGCGATAAAATAAAATTAACTTCATCAAACAGCGAAGTAATTAATTATTTAAAAGAAGAAGCCAATTTAGCTATTGAGCGCTCATTTAAAGTATTACGTACTCGTATTGACAAGTTTGGTGTAACCCAACCTAATATTCAAAAATTAGAAGGAACAGGTCGTATTGTTATTGAATTACCTGGTGTTGACAATCCTGCCCGTGTGCGCAAATTATTACAGGGAACAGCTAAGTTGGAGTTTTACCAAACTTACGACAACCCGCAAGCATACCAATTCTTATCATTAGCTAATGATGAATTGAAAAAAAGCAAATTGCCTGCTGATAGTACTAAAACAGCCACTGATACTGCAGCCGCTAAAAGCGCTTTAGCTGATATTGGTGGTACTACAACTAAAGCTGACAGCACTAAAGCCAATAAAAAAGATACTGCTGCTAACAAGCAAATGACTCCTGAGCAATACCAAAAAGAAAATCCTTTATTGGGTATGGTAACTCCGGTAATTGACGATAAAGGACAATTACTACCTAATGGTTCATGGTGTGGTATCGCATTAATCCGCGATACAGCTAAAATTAATGCAATGTTGGCTATTCCTGCTGTTAAAGCTATTATTCCAAACGATTTAGTATTTGCATGGGAATACAAAGCCATTGGCGAAAACGGTGCTGCTGTGCGTTTACACGCTTTAAAACGTGAGCGTAATGGCGAAGCCGCTATCAGTGGAGAGCACGTAATCAGAGCTAACCGCGATATTTCGCAAACTACCGGACAAGTAGAAGTAAATATGGCTATGGATGCTATAGGAACTACTGAATGGAAAAACTTAACCAAACAAAATATTGGTCACTCTATAGCTATTGTGCTTGATAATTTAGTTTACTCATCGCCTAACGTACAAAACGAAATTCCTAACGGAAGTTCAGTAATCAGCGGTGGTTTTTCTGATGAGGAAGCAATGGATTTATCGAACGTATTAAAAAGCGGTAAATTACCTGCTACTACCCGTATAGTGGAAGAGGCAGTAGTTGGACCAACTTTAGGAGCTGAAGCTATCAGCCAAGGTTTATGGAGTATGATTATAGGTACTATAGTTATTTTAGTATTTATGGTATTGTACTACAACAACTCAGGTTACGTAGCGGATTTTGCAGTATTATTAAACGTATTCTTTATATTAGGTGTGTTGGCCTCAATGGGTGCAGCATTAACCTTACCGGGTATTGCAGGTATCGTATTAACCATTGGTATGGCGGTAGATGCAAACGTGTTGATTAACGAGCGTGTAAAAGATGAATTACATAACGCCCGTAATTTAAAAAATGCTATTGCTGACGGATATGCCCATGCAAGTTCTTCTATTATTGACTCTAACTTAACTACTTTATTGGCCGGATTTGTAATGTATGCATTCGGTACAGGTCCTGTTCAAGGTTTCGCTATCACTTTAATTATTGGTATCTTATCATCAATGTTTACTGCGGTATTGTTTACACGTGTTGTTACTGAGTGGTGGTTAGATAAAGGTAAAGAAATTAAATATGCTACTGAGAAAACAATGAGAGCATTTAAAAATTTCCATTACGACTGGGTTGGTAACCGTAGAAAATTCTATATTTTCTCAGGTACTATTATTCTTTGTGGTTTTGTTTCTATGTTTACCAAAGGCTTTACTTTAGGTGTTGATTTCAGAGGTGGTTATACTTATATAGTACAATTAAGCAAACCGGTTGAAACCCCTCAGGCACAAGAAGCATTAGCGGCTGTATTTGGTACTTCACCTGAAATAAAAACATTTGGTACTAATAATAAAGTTAAAATTACTACTACTTACCGTATTGATGATGTAACACCAACGGTAGGAGATGAAGTACAGGCTAAGTTAATAGAAGGTTTAAACAAAGTTGACGATAAAGCTGTTGTTTTAAGCTCAGCTAAAGTAGGGCCAACCGTTGCAAACGATGTAAAAACAGGTTCGTTCTGGGCAGTGCTTATTTCATTAGTTGGAATCGGGTTATACATTTTGGTTCGTTTCCGTAAATGGCAATATACTTTAGGTGCAATTGTTGCATTAACGCATGACGTATTAATGATGTTAACTTTCTACTCTATTTTTGATGGTATTTTACCATTTGCTATGGAAGTTGATCAGAATTTTATTGCAGCTATATTAACCATTATCGGTTTCTCTATTAATGATACCGTGGTTGTATTTGACCGTATTCGTGAGTTCTTAGCCATCCACAAACGTGAAGAAGACACCAAATCAATTATTAATAATGCATTGAATGATACTTTAAATAGAACCATTATTACTTCATTAACTGTATTTATGGTAACTATGGTACTATTTATATTCGGTGGTGAAGTTATTAGAGGCTTTACTTTTGCTTTGTTAATAGGTATCGTATTTGGTACTTTCTCTTCATTGGCTATTGCAACGCCAATTGTAGTTGACTTTGACACCAAAAAAGTTAAAAAATAA
- a CDS encoding lipid A biosynthesis acyltransferase — MKKFLFNIYAIPFYVLGMLPYPILYMFSNLLYYLAFYVIGYRKKVVYGNIRNAFPTYTEQQVETIAKKFYKHLFDVFLETFKLLTCSAKELYKKGVYPNFEVIQPFIDKKQSFIILTGHMGNWEWLPSIWHLEKTVQICGIYHKLSSPFFEWLTFKMRTRMGVHLFTMENTLREMVAQRNEFTATGFIADQTPSAQNAHWLTFLNQDTPVFIGAEKIAKKFKYPVVYCHVTKPRRGYYECRLEVLCDDASTTDDFYVTNIFHKKLEEDIIHQPEIWLWSHRRWKHKRPAKD, encoded by the coding sequence TTGAAAAAGTTTTTATTTAACATTTATGCTATTCCATTTTATGTATTGGGTATGTTACCATATCCTATACTTTATATGTTTAGTAATTTGCTGTACTATTTGGCTTTTTATGTAATAGGTTACCGCAAAAAGGTGGTGTATGGTAATATACGCAATGCTTTCCCCACTTATACGGAGCAGCAGGTTGAAACCATTGCTAAAAAATTCTATAAACATTTGTTCGATGTATTTCTAGAAACTTTTAAACTACTTACCTGCTCCGCAAAGGAGCTTTATAAAAAGGGCGTCTATCCTAATTTTGAGGTCATACAACCTTTTATAGATAAGAAACAAAGCTTTATTATTTTAACCGGCCATATGGGCAATTGGGAATGGTTACCCAGTATATGGCATCTGGAAAAAACGGTACAAATTTGTGGTATTTACCATAAGTTAAGCAGTCCGTTTTTTGAATGGCTTACTTTTAAAATGCGTACGCGTATGGGCGTACATTTGTTTACCATGGAAAATACTTTGCGCGAAATGGTTGCGCAACGCAATGAGTTTACGGCTACCGGTTTTATTGCTGACCAAACACCCAGCGCACAAAATGCGCATTGGCTTACTTTTTTAAACCAAGACACACCTGTTTTTATTGGTGCGGAAAAAATTGCCAAAAAATTTAAATACCCTGTAGTTTACTGCCATGTAACTAAACCTCGCAGGGGCTATTACGAGTGCCGATTGGAGGTATTATGTGACGATGCCAGTACTACTGACGATTTTTATGTGACGAATATTTTCCATAAAAAACTGGAAGAGGATATTATTCACCAACCTGAAATATGGCTATGGAGTCACAGGCGCTGGAAACACAAAAGACCTGCTAAAGATTAA
- a CDS encoding fumarylacetoacetate hydrolase family protein — MKLVTYTHQKNTQLGIIHDGKIWALKDLDASFPDKMRKFLFAGEQVMDKAKKWDAQIKLGKVEKPFVLEADVKLEAPVPQPTSCRDGYAFRQHVAAARRNRGVPMIEEFDQYPIFYFTNHNAIQGPGDIPCMPDHFQKLDFELEAAIVIGKKGRNIKASEADAYIAGYMIMNDMSARTLQMEEMLLNLGPAKGKDFSTVIGPYFVTPDELEPFKVPAKANHVGNAYNLGMKCWVNGVQVSEGNVSDMDWTFAEIIERCAYGVDILPGDVIGSGTVGTGCFLELNGTGLLNDKNFKPQWLQDGDVVEMEITGLGKLSNTIKKENTDFSILALKKKPAKTV; from the coding sequence ATGAAATTAGTTACCTACACACATCAGAAAAATACCCAATTAGGTATTATACACGATGGAAAAATATGGGCATTGAAAGATTTAGATGCTTCATTCCCCGATAAAATGCGTAAGTTTTTATTTGCCGGAGAGCAAGTAATGGATAAAGCAAAAAAATGGGATGCCCAAATAAAATTAGGCAAAGTAGAAAAACCATTTGTGTTAGAAGCTGATGTAAAATTAGAAGCACCCGTTCCGCAACCCACCTCGTGCAGAGATGGCTATGCATTTAGGCAGCATGTGGCAGCAGCACGCAGAAACCGTGGTGTGCCAATGATTGAAGAGTTTGATCAATACCCGATATTTTATTTTACCAACCACAATGCTATTCAGGGTCCTGGCGACATACCATGTATGCCTGATCATTTTCAAAAGTTAGATTTTGAATTAGAAGCCGCTATTGTTATTGGTAAAAAAGGACGCAACATAAAAGCCAGTGAGGCCGATGCATACATAGCCGGTTATATGATTATGAACGACATGAGTGCACGTACCTTGCAAATGGAAGAAATGTTGTTAAACCTAGGGCCGGCAAAAGGCAAAGATTTTTCAACCGTAATAGGGCCATACTTTGTAACACCTGATGAGTTAGAACCATTTAAAGTACCGGCCAAAGCAAACCATGTAGGTAATGCCTATAACTTAGGTATGAAATGCTGGGTAAATGGTGTACAGGTAAGTGAAGGCAATGTAAGCGATATGGACTGGACATTTGCCGAGATAATAGAGCGTTGCGCTTATGGTGTTGATATTCTACCGGGTGATGTAATAGGAAGCGGTACCGTAGGTACAGGATGCTTTTTAGAGCTAAACGGTACAGGTTTATTAAACGATAAAAACTTTAAGCCACAATGGCTACAAGATGGCGATGTGGTAGAAATGGAAATTACAGGCTTAGGAAAATTAAGCAATACCATTAAAAAAGAGAATACCGATTTCTCCATACTGGCTTTAAAGAAAAAGCCTGCAAAAACAGTTTAA
- a CDS encoding MotA/TolQ/ExbB proton channel family protein — protein sequence MENTQQGLNFLELIFKGGAVMIPIGLLSVITIYIMIERFIYIRNASKMEANFLNNLKDLLAKGDLKAARAFCQRVNSPISRVIEKGVMRIGKPINEIESSMESTASLETGILEKNLNWLGIIAGIAPMLGFIGTIAGIIKIFYNISVSDNISIGIIAGGLYEKMITSGSGLIVGVIAYTGYHLLNSMIDKFNAKLEATAIDFIDILDS from the coding sequence ATGGAAAATACACAACAAGGCTTAAATTTTTTAGAGCTCATTTTTAAAGGTGGTGCAGTTATGATTCCAATAGGATTGCTTTCAGTAATTACTATTTATATTATGATTGAGCGTTTTATTTATATCAGGAATGCATCGAAAATGGAAGCCAATTTTTTAAATAATTTAAAAGATTTATTAGCCAAAGGCGATTTAAAAGCAGCCCGTGCATTTTGCCAAAGAGTAAACTCACCCATTAGCCGTGTAATTGAAAAAGGGGTCATGCGTATAGGTAAACCCATTAACGAAATTGAAAGCAGTATGGAAAGTACTGCCAGTTTAGAAACAGGTATTTTAGAAAAAAACCTAAACTGGTTAGGTATTATAGCAGGTATAGCGCCTATGCTTGGTTTTATTGGAACCATTGCCGGTATTATTAAAATATTTTATAACATATCAGTTAGCGATAATATCAGTATAGGTATTATAGCCGGTGGTTTGTACGAAAAAATGATTACTTCAGGTTCAGGTTTAATAGTAGGGGTAATAGCTTATACAGGTTACCATTTATTAAACAGTATGATTGATAAATTTAATGCTAAGTTAGAAGCTACCGCCATTGACTTTATTGATATTTTAGACAGCTAA